Below is a genomic region from Pirellulales bacterium.
CGCGTCGCAACGTCCCAAATCTGCACTTCGCCGAAACGACCCGGGGAGCCCCCGGTCACAGCCAGACGCGTTCCATCGGGAGAGAATCGCGCCGATTCAATACGTTCGGACAGTCCTATGAGACGGCCAGCCAGGCCACTGCCGTCGGCACTATGGAGCAGCACTTCGTGGTAGCCCGAGACAGCTATCAGCGATCCATCGGGCGAGTAATCGAGCGAGGTTAAAACCGGTGTCGCCGTATAAACCGGTGGGTGATCGCGATCGACCGCAATTTCGGCTGCCTCGGGCGTATCGTCCGCGGCCCCCTCGGCAATCCAACGCTTGATGAGCTCGACCTGATCCGGCTTGAGAGGCGCCGCTCCCTTGGGCATGGCCGGCGGCTTATCGCCTTGAGGAAGAATCTGAGAGAGCAACTCGCTTTCTTCCGGCTTGCCGGCCACGACGCCAGGTGCGCCGCTTTCCCCGCCTTTTTTGATCCTTTCGTAGCTGGTCATCACCAGGCCGCCAAGTTGCTTGGCCGGCTGATGACACCCCTGGCAACGATCCTGCAGCAGCGGGCGAATATCGCGATAGAAGCTGACACTGACGGTGGGCTTCGCGTCAGCGGGCTTGGCATCGTCAGCCGTGGCACCTGAGGCGCCGACCGAAAGACCAATACCAACGATGAGGACGATCAGGCGCGAGAATCTCATCCGCGACCTCGGGGTGATTTTTCGTCGACGGCGGGCGTTAGCTACGGTTCGTTCAAAGGGGCGCCCATGGTTCGGCAATCGGTAGCTTGCCGTGGCGGGAATCGTGGCTACCAGCGGCAGCAACGACCACATGGAGCCTCCTCGCACCAAAGTTCAGCACGAGGCCCCCCTCGTCCGGTTCAATATAGACGGGCGAGGATTGGTGAAGCAAATAGATTGCAAAAACACGGCTTCCGCGCGACCCCCCCCGTGTCGAAGCCCGAAACGGCCCTTCCCGGCTTTGCCTAGGTTCCGCCGATCGTCGCCGTGCCAGTCAGAACGGTAGTGGCTGCGGGGGCAACCGAAACGGCCACTGTATCGTCGATCCACAGTTTTCGCTGTGCGCCGCGCACCGCAAAGTACAGTGCCAGCCCCACCGGCCCAGCCACCAATGTTAACAGCAGGCAGGGGACCACTAGAAAATGCGGGACGCCCAGCCGGCGGGCGTCGCGGACCTCCCAGCTGCCGATGAATAAATCGAAAGCCAGGTAATGGATCCAGCCGGCCAACAGCAGGCGGTCGCTCTTAAACAGCTCGCGCACCCCCGCCAGGCTGTTGAAATCTCCCTCGACCTGCCCAAGGCCGGTTGCCATTAAGTAGGCATAGAAGAGCGCCAGAACAAGTGGGATGAGAACCGGCGCAATCAATTGCGTCGACCAGCGCCACCATGGTGCAACGATAAGCAGCAGCCAGCCGGGCAGCGCCAGACCGCTTGCTAAGCTGAATATCGATTCGAGGTCCATGCGCATTCGACCTTGCAGAACGAGGTAGCTTGATGCCGCCGCCGACGGACTCGCTGACCAGCCAGGCCCAGTCTATCATCGGAGCATGATCGAGAATACGAGTTTCGCGCCTCCGGCGTCATTCCTCAAGTCGCCCTCGATTGCACACTTAGCCATCGCGATGGCTTGCGTATGGTGGGCATTGCCGTGCAGTGTGCTGCAGGCGGCCGGTCGCCCCAACGTGCTGTGGATCTGTGCGGATGACCATGCCGCGTACGTCTGCGGTGCCGACGGGAATCAGCAGGTGCGCACGCCGCGGCTCGATAATCTGGCCACCGCCGGGATGCGGTTCAGCCGCGCGTATTGCAACGCGCCAGTCTGCACGGCCTCGCGGCAGTCCTTTCTCACCGGCCGGTATCCGCACAGTGTCGGCGTGACATTACTGAAGACGCCGCTTGCCGAGAGTGAAACGACGCTGGCCGAGATGCTGAACGAGGCCAGTTACCGCACGACCGCCATCGGCAAGATGCACTTCAACAGTCCGCTCAAACACGGATTCGATCACTTGATCGATTTGCCGGACCACAAAAGGACGATCGCCACCCGGCAGCCAGAACCATTGCCTGCTGGGATTGACGTATTACCTGAGTGGAGGCCCTTTCGAGATCCAGCGCGTATCTGGCTGAATGGCTTCTGCCGACCCTATGGCGCGACGGACGCTGACATGGCGGGGACGTTTTTTGCCGCCGAGGCAGGGCGACAGCTGTGCGCCGCAGGCGACGAGCCTTTTCTGCTGATGGTTAGTTTCTACGAGCCGCACTCTCCTTTTCATTTTCCCATCGAGTTCCGCGGTCGGCACGATCCAGCACAGTTCGCAGTGCCGGAATTGTGCCCAGACGACGAAGGACAGATTCCCGCTTGCTTTCGTGGTTTGTCGCGCGAAGAAAAACAGGGAATCATCGCGGCTTATTACACGTCCGTCGAGTTTCTCGATAAGAATGTCGGCCGCGTGCTCGATGAATTGGCCAAATCAGGCCATGCCGACGATACGCTGGTGATCTACACCGGAGATCACGGCTATATGCTCGGCCAACATGGTCGCTTCGAGAAACATTGCTGCTTCGAGCCGGCGGTGCGTGCCCCCTTGGTCATGCGACTGCCAGGCCGTGTGCGCGCCGGCATCACGTCGCCGGCGCTGGTCGAGTTAATCGATATCGTGCCGACCGTTCTCGAGCTATGCGGCGTGTCGGTGCCCAAGGCCGTACAAGGTCGCTCACTGGTGAAGGTACTCGATGGCGGAACCGAGGTTCATCGCGACTGTGTGTTTGTGGAATATGCCGAGAATGAAGAAGCCATGATTCGCACCGACCACTGGAAACTGATCTATTCCACAGGACGACGCGAGCGGCAAGACGGTTACACCACCGGACGGCCATTGCCTGGGAAGACCGTGTTGCTATTCGATGTCGAGGCCGATCCTGACGAAACCACGAACCTTGCGGCGCGACCAGAGCATGCCGCGCTCGTCGACGAACTAACAACGCGCCTGGCGGATCATATGCGCGGCATCATGCGTGGCCCTGACGAAATCCCCGCGGGTGCAACAGCCGACCAGATTCTTGAGAAATGCCTACCGCCGACCGAGTAAGTCGCAAAGACCGGCGAGCGTTGGCAGACTGGTGGCCCTGGAAGCCCTCCACACTTCTTTAATAGAGTGTGGCCGTGGCATTTGCGAACGGCATATGTGCCGGTTAGCATGCCCGCTTCCTGTAGCACAGTACTTTGTTAATTCCTTGGAACACGCCCCGCCTCATGGATTCCAGCCCCATCGTTTCTACGGTCGATTTCGACCGCCCGGGCAAGCAGCACGGCCATTTGTGCGTGCCCTATTCATACAACCTGGCGGGCTGGGCGAATCTGTTGATTCCATGCACCGCGATTGGCAATGGTACGGGACGCACCGCTTTGGTGATGGCCGGCAATCATGGCGACGAATATCCAGGCCAGGTCGCCATCATGCGGTTGTTGCGAGAACTCGATCCTGCTCAGGTTCAGGGCAGGCTGATTTTGATTCCGGCGCTGAACGTGCCAGCAGCCAAGGCTGCGACGCGACTTTCTCCGCTGGATGGCAGGAACATGAATCGGGCATTTCCCGGGCGCGCCGATGGGACCGTCACCGAGATCATCGCGCATTACCTGACGACGGTGCTCTTTCCGCTGGCCGATATTGTCATTGACCTGCACACCGGCGGCCGCAGCATGGACTTTTATCCCTGTGCGCACATGCATCTCGTGCCGGATCGCGCGCAGCGGCAAGAAATGATCGCCGGTACAACCGCCTTCAACACCGACTTTTCGTTTTTATACGCCGATATCGCCGGTTCTGGATTGTTGCCGGTGGAAGCCGAACGGCAGGGCAAGATCGTCATCACGACCGAGATGGGCGGAAGCGAGAATGTGACCGCCGCCGTCCACCGGACTACCCAAAACGGCTTGAAAAATGTGCTGACCCACTTTGGGCTGTTGGCCGGCCGGCCCGAATCGCGCGAGCAGCGCGGCCTGCCGCCGACGCGGTGGGTTCAAGCACTGGAGCGCGAAGATTACCGCTTTGCGCCGGAATCGGGTATCTACGAGAATGTGGCGGATCTGGGCCAGGATGTCGCCGCAGGCGAGCTCGTGGGACAGATCCATTTTCTTGAACGTCCCGAGCGCGATCCTGTTCCGATTTTCGCCCCCACGGCCGGAGTGCTTTTGGGCACGCGCGCGCCGTCGATGGTTGCGCAGGGAGACTGCGTGGCTTGTATCGCGCACGACGTGGAACTAGGGGCGATTGCATAACGCGCAACAGTGGCCGCGAATGGTGTCACGGGATATGCTCATACTTGTCGGGATATGGGCAGCGGCTTAGACTGCAGGCCCTTGGGCCCCCGCGGATCGCGTACCAGACGGGGCAAGTTTCGATTTAGGAGTTTCGACGCGACGAGAGTTGCTCGCTGCCGCTATGGTGCAAATTCGCCGGCAAAGAGACGTGACGGTAATTGCGCTCGATGCGGAGTACGGCGCGCTGGATCAAGCCAGGTTTCAGGATGCGCGCGATCGGCTATTGGCCGAAGCGCAATCCGCCGAGCCGCCACTGGTGGCAATCGACCTCTCCAAGACGAGCTACATGGGGTCGGCATTCATCGAGGTGCTGGTACGCGTTTGCAAGCGAGTTAATGCACGGAACGGCCGGCTCGTACTGTGCGGAGTGCAGCCTTTTTGCGCCGAGGTGTTGGTCACCATGCGGCTGGACAAGATTTTCGAGACGTTTCCAGACGTCGACGAAGCGGTGAGTGAATTAAGCAAGGCGTAACCCCGCGATGCCATTTCGCCTAGTGCCAGTTTCCGGAGCGAACTCGGCGGGCGCAAAGAAAAACCGGCCGTCTCGAAGAGGCGTCCGGTGAAGAAGAAACAATGCCAGATGTCCGCAAGGTGTGCTCAAGCGGACGGACGGCGACAATGTTGATAGGCCAGAATAACCTCGTACAGATCCATCGAGATGGTGATCTCGTCATCCTCGAAGTCGCGTAGCCAGGTGCGCTCGCTGCGCACGGCGTCGGCTAGTAGAGGAAAAATCTCGCCGAGTCGAAGCTGCACATTGTGCTCCTGCGCTTGCGACCGCCCTGCGGTGGTCGTGGCAGACTCGGGACCGTGATAAACACGCAATTGGCTACGGGACATGACAACGCATCCTTACGTCGCGGATCCCTGGGACGAGCATCGGGCCGCACCGCTAGCACCCGATGTCGTGTGCGCGGAAAACAACGCGCACCGCTCTGCGCCCACCCTGGTTTCGTGTTGCATGTATCGGCTAAGAGCGTTCTGCAGGTTTGATCTATTTGGCCGAGAAAGCATTCTTTTCGCAGAGTCCGCGTGGCACCGATTGCCGGTGCGTATACATGGTTGAAATCTGGGGTCTCCCGATTTACGGGAATTGCGCAGGCTGGGTAATATTGTGACCTCTCGGCGGCTTGACACGAATGTCGGGTGTTTCTAGATTGCGAAACGATTAAGGCCTTGGCAGAAGGAACCTTGCGTCGAAGGCACCCCCTTCGATCCGCGGGTCATGTGGAGCGTATGATCTCTTCGATCGATCTCGATCTCATAAAAGTCGCACAGCCGCTCGCCCTATCGCCCGACCGCGTCGCGGCAGTTATCGACCTGCTCGATAGCGGCAATACTGTGCCGTTCATCACCCGCTACCGTAAGGATCAGACGGGCGGAATGGATGAAGAGCAGATCCGCGCCGTTCAGGAACGGGTACTCAAGCTACGGCAGCTAGCAGATCGCAAGCAGACGATCCTCCGCTCGATCGAATCACAGGGCAAGGCGACGCCGGAATTGACGGCGCTCATCGAGGCCGCGGACACGATGAAGCGGCTCGAAGATCTGTATTTGCCATACAAGCCGAAGAAGCAAACGCTAGCTACCGCGGCGCGCAGCCGCGGACTGGAGCCGCTGGCGGACGAGATCCTGTCCGGCGATCCCGCCTGCGTCGATCTCGACGCCCGCGCCGCAGACTTCGTCAATCCCGACCGGCAATTGAAAAACATCGGCGACGTGCTGCTGGGTGTGGGGCACATTTTGGCCGAAGTCGTTAGCGAGCGCGCCGATCTGCGAGGCCGGCTGCGAACGATTCTGGAAGAAAGCGGTCGCCTGGTCAGTACCGCCACAGAGACCGAATCCAAAGAAACCGCCCATGCCGCCGAACCGGTCGCGGACCCGGCCGCCGAGCTGGACGGAGAAAAGGCCGAGGCCGTGCCGCCGCCTCCTGTAGTAAAGAAGGGAAAAGGCAAGCCAGACGGCAAGGCGTTCCGGGATTTCTTCGATTACAGCGAAGCGCTCGCCAAGATTCCACCGCATCGCGTGTTAGCTATCAATCGTGGTGAGCGCGCCAAAATTCTGCGCATCAAGATCGAAGCCGACACCGAGGGCATGTACCGGGCACTCGACGAATTGGTCGTTGGCGTGGACCGGCTGCACGCCGATTTCTTGCGTGGCGTCGGTCGCGATGCACTCGCGCGGCTGATCCTGCCCAGCTTGGAACGAGAAATGCGCCGCGAGTTGACCGACCGTGCCGAGACGCACGCCGTCGACGTCTTCGCCCGCAATCTGCGCAAGCTCCTACTGCAACCCCCTGTGCGCGACGGACGCGTGTTGGCGCTCGACCCCGGCTTTAAAAGCGGCTGCAAGCTGGCCGCACTCGACGAGTTCGGCAATTTGCTCGATCATGGCGTGGTGCACCTTGTGGGCAGCGAAGAGCGGCGGGCTGCAGCCAGAGCCAAGATCGTGGAGTTGATTCACAACCATCGCCTGTCGGTTATCGCAATCGGCAACGGCACCGGTTGCCGCGAGACAGAGCAATTCGCGAGCGAGCTGATTGCCGGCGAACTCGCGGCAGACAATATTTCTTACGTGATTGTCAACGAGGCGGGCGCCAGCGTTTACTCTACGAGCCAGATTGGACGCGAAGAGTTCCCCGCGTACGACGCCACGCTACGCGGAGCGATCAGCATCGGCCGGCGCTTGCAGGATCCGCTCTCAGAGCTGGTCAAGATCGACCCGGCCAATATTGGCGTCGGTATGTACCAGCACGACGTCAAGGCGAAGCATCTGCGCGAGTCGTTAGACGCAGTCGTCGAGTCCTGCGTCAACTTCGTCGGCGTCGACCTGAACACGGCCAGCGCTCCGCTGTTACGTTATGTCTCTGGCCTGAATCAGCTCACCGCGCAGCGACTGGTCAGCCATCGCATGGCGCACGGACCTTTCGCGAGCCGCGCGCAGTTGCGCTCGGTTTTAGGTTTTGGCGAGGCGGCATTCGTCCAGGCCGCCGGATTTCTCAAAATCGTAGGGGGCGACAATCCGCTCGACGTCACCTGGATCCATCCGGAAAGCTACGCTGCCGCCGAGCAGCTGCTCGAAAAAACCGGCGCCACGCCCGCCGTCCTGACCGACAAAGCCCAGGCGGCCGAGTTGGATCAGCGCTTGGCAACCGCCGATCTGGCGGAACTGGCTACCACGGTGCAGGTCGGCGCACTGACGCTGGCCGACCTTGTGACCCAGTTAGCGCGTCCCGGCCGCGACCCCCGCGAATCGCTCCCCAAGCCGATTTTCAAGAAGGGAATTCTCAAGCTCGACGATTTGGCGCCGGGCCTGGAGTTGTTGGGCACCGTGCTGAATGTGGTGGACTTCGGCGCGTTCGTCGACATTGGCTTGAAAGATAGCGGCCTGGTTCACGTCAGCCAATTGTCCGCCAACTTCGTCAAAGATCCCCACGACAGCGTTTCGGTAGGAGACATCGTGCGCGTGTGGGTGATGGCCGTCGATAAGGAACGGCGTCGCGTGTCGTTAACCATGATCGATCCGGCCGCGCGTCGTAGCGCCGAAGAGCGACGTGCACCGCGCGTCGAGAAACGCCGTCCAGAACGGCCGGCAGCCACGCCATCCGGCGGCGGAGGGGGACGTCCAGGCTTTGGGCAGCGTCAAGGCGGCGGTCAGCGTCCCGCACGCGCGGATAACGCCTACGGCAAGAAGCCGGCGCCGCATTCACCGCCGCGTGCCAAGCCGAAGCCACGCCCCGTCGTGCCGTTGACCAAGGATATGGCCGAGGGGCGCGAGCCGCTGCGAACATTTGGCGATCTGAAACAGTTCTTCGAACAGAAGCGCCCCGATGAGACATCGGCGGGCGAGCAATCGTCGAGTTAGCCGCATGGACTTTGAAAAGCGCTTGCAAGAAGCGATTTCTCGCGGCCAGCAACAGCATGCCGCCAAATCGCAGACCCAAGCCCAGCAGGCTGTCAGCGAAGAAGAGTTGCGCCGATTGCACTCGCAATATCGGCTCGAGCTGTCGGATCATATCGAACAAGCGGTGCGGCGGCTGCCGGATCATTTTCTTGGATTTCGTTACGAATCGCTGTCGGGAGATCGCGGTTGGGGGGGCGCGATCAGCCGCGATGACGTACGCCGTGGCGGCAATTCGTTCAGCCGTTTGGAAGTGGCCGTACGCCCTTTTTCTGCTTCTCACGTCTTGGAATTGACGGCCAAGGGAACGGTTTCCAATAAAGAAATCTTCAACCGCACCCATTTTCAGCGTATCTGGGAAGTCGACTTGGCCAGTTACCGCCAAATGGTCGACCTGTGGATCATCGAATACGCCGAACGCTATGCGGCGCAGGCATAGCAAATCGCCCGTGCGATGATTCGCTCCGAGTCATCGTCCTCGTTTACGGCGCTAGCCGCGCGCCGTGGACAGTACGGCGGCCGCTTGACGCAAGGCCGCCCAAAGCCGTTGGACCCCTCCGAGATCATTTGGCCCCAGGGTCTCGCGCGCGTAGGCCATGCGGGCATACAGGCTCGCCAAGTCTTGCACCCCAGCCGCCAGCGGCGGGCGTGCGTCGGCGAGCCGGGTGGCGAATTCCAGCGGCGTCTCGTCGCTCCGCCGGGCGAGATCTTGTTCGGCAGCCCAGGCCTCGAGCGCCTCGAAGCTGTATTGCACGACCGCGTTGGGGGCGTGGCGCGTGGCGGCGCCGCACACAAAAGGATCGGCAAACGACGCGAACGGACGTAACGTTGCGCGTTGCGATTCGAGTTCGGCGGCAGCCTCGACGGCTTTGCGCCGCCCGCCGAACAGGCTGTTCCAAAGATCCATGAGCTCTTGCCGCAACCGTGCCAGGAGCTCTTTGACCTGGGGCCAATACCGCACCAGACAGTAAATGCCGACCAGGATAATGACGGCATAAACGATCATTCTTAATAACGACAGCAGCGACAAGCCCATCGTTAACGGAGCGCTCGGCAGGGCGGGCGCTTGCTGCGCATGCTGAGACATTGCTTGGGCCATCTTCGACGAAGTCTGATCGCGCGCTTCGGCGGATTTTTCGCTGCGACTCTGAGTCTCAGTGTTTCCACCCGGTTGGCCAGCGCTCGATTGCGAGTTCGATTGTTGCTGCTTCGCCGCGTTGTCAGTTGCCGGCGGTTTGCCGCCCGATTGTTGTTCTTGCGGTGCTGCGAGGCTTTGCTTGCCGGCTGGCGACTGCGCATTCTGCTGCGACGCCTGCGAGTTTTGCTGTTGTGCCGCTTGCTGCGGGCTGGATTTTTGCTGGCCGCTTGAAGATTGCCCGGCCGATTGTTGTCCAGATGGTTGCTGGCCAGATTGCTTTTGTCCGGACTGCTGCGTTGCTGAAGATTGTTGTCCGGACGCGTTGGTGCCGGCCGGCGACTGCGACGGATCGGTCGAGCCCGGTTGCTTTCTGTCGGCGCGACTGTCGCCCGAGGTTGTCGAAGGGTCGTTCTGTCCCTGCGCGGCAGGCGGATCTTGCTTCAGTTGCGCTGGGTCGTTTGCAGGGGCGGTTGACGAAGAATCGCCATGGCCTGGGCTGTTACGTAGCGGTGCGTACGAATTGGCATCGCGCTCCGGCGAGCCCAACGAACCAGTGATCGACGAGATTGCATATTCGGGATTAGGGCGTGGAATCAGCATCGCCACGATCAAAATGACGACGCCCATCGAGGCGCCTACTCCCAGCCAGGCCCCCGCCATTTCCGCAGGCATTTCCAGCCGGCGCTGTCTCAAGTAACGACGTAGTCCTAAAAAACTCGTGGTCAGCAACAGGCCGAGCGCGCTTGCTACGTATCTCACCATTAGCCGGAAGGCGTATTGTCGGTCTCCCTCGCCAACAAAGTGTTGGCCCAGTCCAAAGATCGGTAGCGCGGCCAACGAGAAATAAACCACCGTCAGCCCCGGCGGCGCTGATCGACTCAGGCTCCGCTGCCACCAGGCGAAGAAACGCTTGAACACGGGTTGTGGTGGAGCGGGTGGCGCGGTAGTCGCGACCTTTTTGTCCTTCGTGCGTTTCGCGGTAACGGTTTGCTTTTTGGCGGGTGGCGTCGCGCTGGTTTGCGATTCCGCGAAAGGAGCGTCGAATCCGGCCGCTTCCAGCAAACCCTCGCCAGAGGCGTCATCTTCGTCGTCGACCAGCGTGCAATTCCAGACCAGATGACTTGCGCACCACCAGATCACCCCCAGCACGCACCAGGCCCACCAAGGATGGTCGGTGAACTTGATCATGGCCAACGCGGCCACGCCTCCCAAAGCCAGGCCGAACATGCTTGCCCGCTCGGCTCCTTCCATGATCGAAACACGGCTGATCAGCACCGCGGCGAATACGAAGCAAGTCATCGTCCAGTACATTCGCCCTTCGAATTCGCCGGCATAGAACACCGTGAGCAGAAAGTACGCCAGGCTGCTGACCAGCACCATGATCAGCGCGGGACTAATGGCGATTGCCATGTAATCGGCCAGCGTCGGTTCTGGACGCGAGTTTGCCATGTCTCGTTCTCAATCACACTTCAGTCGCATGGTCGCGCGCGGGCAATCAAGTAAGCCTGATGATGTCACACGCCGTGGGCATCTGCCGACATGTTTCCGCCGCGGGCCATCGTGGCCTTTGAAATATTTATTATCGTATCAATTGTTGCTGGCACACGGCGGCCAGTGCCGCCTCGCTGGTAACATTGCGTGCATCGACCCCCACGCTGATCAAGCGTCCGAGACATTCGCTGGCCTGGTGCTCGTCGAAAACAATCAAGACGGCCGTCACGGCATAGCCGCGGCGCCGCAAATTCCCCAGGGCCCAGGCAGTCTCGACCGAAACATCGCCGAGCACGGCCACGACCGACGCATCAGCCGGCAGCCGGGCCGCAGATTCAAGGACCAACTGCGCAAACGAAAGGCCGTCGGTCAACTCCACGCGGGCCAGCGTTTCCAGGATGCTGCGCAACTGCTCAGCTCCGCGACGCGTCGGCACGATCACAGGACACAGCCGGTCGCTAGTCTCGGTCATACTGGCGCTTTGCCGGGCGTTCTTGCGCGTGCGAAATTCGTGATCCCAGCCCTCTTGCCGAATGCGATCCGCTGCGTCCCGCCCATTGGTCACCAGACCAATCTGCTGACCCATTTGATAAACGGCGTTTGCCAGTGAAGCGGCCGTGGTAACCGCCAGCTCCGATCGCAGCGGTTCGTGCCGCTTGTGATAAGAATCGGTATGGAAGTCCAACAATACTGTTGCACCCGCGATGCACGAAGGCTCGTAAATCTTGCTATGCAGCACGCCCGTCCGCGCCGTGGCGCGCCAGTGTACGCGGTTCAGTGCATCGCCCGATTGGTACAATCGCACTCCGCTGGTGCGCGTTGGGTCTTCGAACAGCCGATGGGTCATCCGCACCTCGCCAATCGGGCGGCGCGAGGCGATGTCGAAGCCCACTAGCGGAACAACCTTCGGATAGACCAGCACGAAGTGCGGTGCGGCCGCCACGCGCCAGCGGCGGTGTAAGCCGAATAGGTCGCCACTTTCCAGCATGCAGGGGCCTATCTGGTAATAGCCGCGCATCTCGAAGTGCAGCTGGTACAGCATCAGCTTGCGCCCGTGGCCGGGCACCAAGGCAATCGCCAGCCGTTTTCCCGTAATTTTCAATCGCGGCGGACGCTGCACGAGCGCGGCGCGCGGCAGCAAGTCTTCCAACAGCACCCAAGGGACCGGCAGCGCGCCGGAATTGGCCACTGTGACAGCCACCGCGACTTTCTCGCCGATTTCGGCCGACAAACGATTGCACTCGCGCGTCGCCGACAGGCTCTCGATCCACCGTCTGGCCAGAAAGCGGCTCGTCACCAACAGAGCCAACAATACGTACATGGCATAGGCCAACAGTCCCAGCTGCAGCACGATTGCCGCCAACAGCAGGAATAGCGCGGCCAGAAACCATCTCATGGCCGGCTCGCTTCGCCTGCGACCATCGGCACAGGAACCAGGTCGAGAATCTCGTCGACCACGGTGACGGTCGTCACTTTGCGCAGCCGGCTTTCAGGTCGCAGGATCAATCGGTGGCCGAGCACGGCCGGGGCCATGCGTTTCACGTCGTCGGGCAGCACGAAATTATGCCCCCGCACCGCCGACAACGATTGCGCAGTGCGCAGCAGCGCCATCGACGCCCGCGGACTGCCGCCGAGCAAAACGTCGTCGTGTTCGCGCGTGGCGTGAACTAATGCCACGATGTAATTGCGCAGCTTCTCGTCGACGTACACTTCGCGCACCGCTTGTTGACATGCCAGCACCTCTTCAACGGTGACCACAGTCGTCAATTCATCGATCGGATGCGTGCGCTGCAACCGGTCGAGCATCTTGGCTTCTTCTTCAGCACTGGGATAGCCAAGCGACAACCGCACCAGAAACCGATCCAACTGCGCCTCGGGAAGCGGAAACGTCCCTTCGTGATCGACAGGGTTTTGCGTGGCAATGACAAAAAAGGGCGCAGCCAACTGGTGGGTCGTGCCATCGACCGTCACTTGCCGCTCAGCCATGGCTTCTAGCAGTGCCGCCTGCGAACGGGGCGTGGCGCGATTGATTTCGTCGGCCAGCACGATCTGTGCAAAGATGGGGCCTGGCCGAAATTCAAACTCTGCCGTCTTCTGGTTGAAAATCGAAGCCCCCGTAATGTCGGAGGGTAGCAGGTCGGGCGTACACTGTACGCGCTTGAAGCTGCAGCCCACGCTCTTGGCCAGCGCCCGGGCTAGCATCGTCTTGGCCACGCCAGGGACGTCTTCCAGCAGGACGTGCCCTTCACAGAAATAGGCGACCATCGCCAGCACCACTTCTTGTCGCTTGCCGATGATGACCTTTTCGACGTTGGCTATAATCTTCTTGGCCACGGCCGTGATTTGCGACGAGCGGACGGTCGACATGCGAAAATATGCCCGAAGTGTTGTTCCGGAAGAGGGGACTCACCTATATCAACGGCGAAGCGGCGGGAAAAAGCAAGAGTCGCCGACGGACAGGCAGCCGTTTTCGACCAGCGCCACGACGGTGGGCTCGCCGGGCTGGGGGCGGGGCCGTCTGGCCAATGGCCACGCCCTCGACGTGCTGATCGTTTGATCCCGTTCCCAGGCGGAATAAGCCCGATTCTTTGCCAGGCGTGTGCGGGCAAGGCGGTCTTCTCTCGCGCCTTGTCTTTCTTCGCACTCTTTGGGCCGGTACACTGATTTTCAGACCCGCCAGACGTTGCGTGGCCGTATCGATGACGTGCTTTCGCGACCTCGCCCTTGGATCTTGCCAAGCCGCAACCC
It encodes:
- a CDS encoding Tex family protein, which translates into the protein MISSIDLDLIKVAQPLALSPDRVAAVIDLLDSGNTVPFITRYRKDQTGGMDEEQIRAVQERVLKLRQLADRKQTILRSIESQGKATPELTALIEAADTMKRLEDLYLPYKPKKQTLATAARSRGLEPLADEILSGDPACVDLDARAADFVNPDRQLKNIGDVLLGVGHILAEVVSERADLRGRLRTILEESGRLVSTATETESKETAHAAEPVADPAAELDGEKAEAVPPPPVVKKGKGKPDGKAFRDFFDYSEALAKIPPHRVLAINRGERAKILRIKIEADTEGMYRALDELVVGVDRLHADFLRGVGRDALARLILPSLEREMRRELTDRAETHAVDVFARNLRKLLLQPPVRDGRVLALDPGFKSGCKLAALDEFGNLLDHGVVHLVGSEERRAAARAKIVELIHNHRLSVIAIGNGTGCRETEQFASELIAGELAADNISYVIVNEAGASVYSTSQIGREEFPAYDATLRGAISIGRRLQDPLSELVKIDPANIGVGMYQHDVKAKHLRESLDAVVESCVNFVGVDLNTASAPLLRYVSGLNQLTAQRLVSHRMAHGPFASRAQLRSVLGFGEAAFVQAAGFLKIVGGDNPLDVTWIHPESYAAAEQLLEKTGATPAVLTDKAQAAELDQRLATADLAELATTVQVGALTLADLVTQLARPGRDPRESLPKPIFKKGILKLDDLAPGLELLGTVLNVVDFGAFVDIGLKDSGLVHVSQLSANFVKDPHDSVSVGDIVRVWVMAVDKERRRVSLTMIDPAARRSAEERRAPRVEKRRPERPAATPSGGGGGRPGFGQRQGGGQRPARADNAYGKKPAPHSPPRAKPKPRPVVPLTKDMAEGREPLRTFGDLKQFFEQKRPDETSAGEQSSS
- a CDS encoding sulfatase; amino-acid sequence: MIENTSFAPPASFLKSPSIAHLAIAMACVWWALPCSVLQAAGRPNVLWICADDHAAYVCGADGNQQVRTPRLDNLATAGMRFSRAYCNAPVCTASRQSFLTGRYPHSVGVTLLKTPLAESETTLAEMLNEASYRTTAIGKMHFNSPLKHGFDHLIDLPDHKRTIATRQPEPLPAGIDVLPEWRPFRDPARIWLNGFCRPYGATDADMAGTFFAAEAGRQLCAAGDEPFLLMVSFYEPHSPFHFPIEFRGRHDPAQFAVPELCPDDEGQIPACFRGLSREEKQGIIAAYYTSVEFLDKNVGRVLDELAKSGHADDTLVIYTGDHGYMLGQHGRFEKHCCFEPAVRAPLVMRLPGRVRAGITSPALVELIDIVPTVLELCGVSVPKAVQGRSLVKVLDGGTEVHRDCVFVEYAENEEAMIRTDHWKLIYSTGRRERQDGYTTGRPLPGKTVLLFDVEADPDETTNLAARPEHAALVDELTTRLADHMRGIMRGPDEIPAGATADQILEKCLPPTE
- a CDS encoding STAS domain-containing protein, with the protein product MLAAAMVQIRRQRDVTVIALDAEYGALDQARFQDARDRLLAEAQSAEPPLVAIDLSKTSYMGSAFIEVLVRVCKRVNARNGRLVLCGVQPFCAEVLVTMRLDKIFETFPDVDEAVSELSKA
- a CDS encoding succinylglutamate desuccinylase/aspartoacylase family protein; protein product: MDSSPIVSTVDFDRPGKQHGHLCVPYSYNLAGWANLLIPCTAIGNGTGRTALVMAGNHGDEYPGQVAIMRLLRELDPAQVQGRLILIPALNVPAAKAATRLSPLDGRNMNRAFPGRADGTVTEIIAHYLTTVLFPLADIVIDLHTGGRSMDFYPCAHMHLVPDRAQRQEMIAGTTAFNTDFSFLYADIAGSGLLPVEAERQGKIVITTEMGGSENVTAAVHRTTQNGLKNVLTHFGLLAGRPESREQRGLPPTRWVQALEREDYRFAPESGIYENVADLGQDVAAGELVGQIHFLERPERDPVPIFAPTAGVLLGTRAPSMVAQGDCVACIAHDVELGAIA
- a CDS encoding ABA4-like family protein, whose product is MDLESIFSLASGLALPGWLLLIVAPWWRWSTQLIAPVLIPLVLALFYAYLMATGLGQVEGDFNSLAGVRELFKSDRLLLAGWIHYLAFDLFIGSWEVRDARRLGVPHFLVVPCLLLTLVAGPVGLALYFAVRGAQRKLWIDDTVAVSVAPAATTVLTGTATIGGT